The Prochlorococcus sp. MIT 1300 genome has a window encoding:
- a CDS encoding MFS transporter: MLSYGLGDAGTGLAASQLGFYLLPFFTCAAGLPVWIGGLLLMVTKLWDGLNDPLIGWLSDHTQSRWGPRLPWMLGAAVPLGISLAGIWWVPPGGLASKITYYIFMVLLLMTAYTSVNLPYAALSTELTKTTSIRTRLNAARFTGSILASLTGLVVASLLTSNGLSGYISMGRISGAIAALSTLACCWGLAPFAKKAQKPKKQSEPFTKQLSRIIHNNCFLRVLALYLLLWCGLQIMQSVALFYLVQVMRIPPGMSTWILLPFMVSSLIGLQVWSLYSNKHGRIKSLRAGGSLWIIGCLCAMVLPPVSAGSTLTSSLLTNGADTIKIILLLISILIAGFGASTAYLIPWSLLPDAIDSDPDKPAGFYTAWMVFSQKFLVAMSMWIVTFFLQISGYQSPRECTGALTFLEQTISAQIAIRICMGLIPAILVSLGIIMMSKWPNKTPSAQLIN, encoded by the coding sequence ATGCTCTCCTATGGGCTTGGTGATGCAGGCACTGGCCTGGCAGCCTCTCAACTTGGTTTTTACTTACTTCCATTTTTCACTTGCGCCGCAGGCCTCCCTGTCTGGATAGGAGGCCTCCTGCTCATGGTCACCAAATTATGGGATGGATTGAATGATCCACTGATTGGCTGGCTTAGCGACCATACGCAAAGTCGCTGGGGGCCGAGATTGCCATGGATGCTTGGAGCGGCTGTCCCCCTAGGAATAAGTCTCGCGGGTATTTGGTGGGTGCCCCCAGGTGGATTGGCTTCAAAAATCACCTACTACATTTTTATGGTTCTGCTTTTAATGACTGCATATACAAGCGTGAACCTCCCTTATGCAGCACTCTCAACAGAATTAACTAAAACAACCTCAATCAGAACAAGGCTTAATGCAGCTCGCTTTACTGGTTCGATATTGGCAAGCCTGACAGGACTTGTGGTCGCCTCTCTCCTCACAAGCAATGGACTATCTGGATATATCAGCATGGGCAGAATTAGCGGAGCAATTGCCGCCTTATCAACCCTGGCCTGCTGCTGGGGGCTAGCACCCTTTGCGAAAAAAGCACAAAAACCTAAAAAGCAATCTGAGCCATTTACTAAGCAGTTATCTCGAATAATTCATAACAACTGTTTCCTAAGGGTTTTAGCCTTATACCTTTTACTTTGGTGTGGGCTTCAAATCATGCAATCTGTAGCCCTATTTTACTTAGTTCAGGTAATGCGTATACCCCCTGGCATGTCAACATGGATATTACTTCCATTTATGGTGAGTTCACTAATTGGGCTTCAAGTTTGGAGCCTTTATTCAAACAAACATGGTCGAATAAAATCACTCCGTGCTGGAGGATCTCTTTGGATAATTGGATGCCTTTGTGCAATGGTGCTTCCACCTGTTTCTGCTGGGTCAACATTGACAAGTTCACTACTAACAAATGGTGCAGATACAATAAAAATAATCCTCTTATTGATAAGCATTCTTATAGCAGGCTTTGGAGCTTCTACTGCATATTTAATTCCATGGTCATTGCTGCCAGATGCAATAGATTCTGACCCTGATAAACCAGCTGGTTTTTATACAGCATGGATGGTCTTTTCTCAAAAATTTCTAGTCGCAATGAGCATGTGGATAGTCACATTCTTTCTACAAATTAGCGGTTATCAATCTCCTAGAGAATGCACAGGAGCGCTTACCTTCCTAGAACAGACAATCTCAGCCCAAATAGCTATAAGGATTTGCATGGGATTAATTCCAGCCATTCTTGTAAGTTTGGGAATAATAATGATGAGTAAATGGCCAAATAAAACACCAAGCGCGCAGCTTATCAACTGA
- the lpxB gene encoding lipid-A-disaccharide synthase, whose product MLRLLISTGEVSGDLQGSLLIEALKEEALRRDLSIEILALGGNRMEAAGAELIADTAPMGAIGLLEALPLVLPTLLIQSKVNQLLISRPPDAVVLIDYMGANIRLGNRLRKHFAKIPIIYYIAPQEWAWRIGDGGTTDLIAFTDKILAIFQAEADFYQERGGNVVWVGHPMIDIHGKLPDCSFARRELGLSPEQKLLLLLPASRKQELRYLMPNLAKAAAMLQAEDSNLEVIVPAGQESFEFQLRETLKREKVRGRVIPANQANNLKPILLSAADLALSKSGTVNMELALHGVPQVVGYKVSRTTAFIARNILKFKVEHISPVNLLLEERLVPELVQDDFTAEKIFQLAMPLLSQKEARLSMLEGYRRLRGKLGSPGVTSRAAGQILDFISQ is encoded by the coding sequence ATGCTTAGGTTGTTAATTAGTACAGGTGAGGTTTCAGGTGATCTTCAGGGAAGCCTTTTGATTGAGGCATTAAAAGAGGAGGCTTTAAGACGAGATTTGTCCATAGAGATCTTAGCGCTTGGTGGTAATCGAATGGAAGCTGCCGGAGCTGAATTGATTGCAGATACTGCTCCTATGGGTGCTATTGGTCTTTTAGAAGCTCTGCCACTAGTTTTGCCTACATTGCTTATTCAGTCTAAAGTAAATCAGTTGTTAATAAGTCGACCGCCGGATGCAGTAGTTTTGATTGATTACATGGGTGCAAATATTCGTCTAGGTAACAGGTTGCGTAAACACTTCGCTAAAATCCCTATTATTTATTATATTGCGCCTCAGGAATGGGCTTGGCGCATAGGTGATGGTGGGACTACGGATTTGATCGCATTTACTGATAAAATACTTGCTATCTTTCAGGCAGAGGCGGATTTTTACCAAGAGAGGGGAGGGAATGTGGTTTGGGTTGGTCACCCAATGATTGATATACATGGAAAGCTGCCTGATTGCTCTTTCGCAAGGAGGGAGCTTGGGCTTTCACCCGAACAAAAGCTCTTATTACTTTTGCCAGCCTCACGTAAACAGGAGTTGCGTTATTTAATGCCCAATCTTGCTAAAGCAGCTGCAATGCTTCAAGCGGAAGATTCAAACCTAGAAGTAATTGTTCCTGCTGGGCAGGAAAGCTTTGAATTTCAACTAAGGGAAACCTTAAAAAGAGAGAAAGTTCGAGGTAGGGTTATTCCTGCTAATCAAGCTAATAATTTAAAGCCAATTCTCTTGTCAGCAGCGGATTTAGCACTTTCAAAATCAGGAACAGTGAATATGGAATTAGCATTACATGGTGTTCCACAAGTTGTAGGGTATAAAGTTAGCAGAACTACAGCATTTATTGCACGCAATATTTTAAAGTTTAAAGTAGAACATATTTCACCCGTTAATCTTCTATTAGAAGAAAGATTAGTTCCCGAGCTTGTTCAAGATGATTTTACGGCCGAAAAAATCTTCCAATTAGCAATGCCTTTGTTAAGTCAGAAGGAAGCTAGATTGTCAATGCTTGAAGGTTATAGGCGCCTTAGAGGAAAGCTTGGTTCTCCAGGGGTAACATCTAGGGCTGCTGGACAAATTCTTGATTTTATTAGCCAATGA
- the msrA gene encoding peptide-methionine (S)-S-oxide reductase MsrA, translating to MIRLLRYLRDALICSLLVVSLFGSPLQANASEEQAMFAGGCFWCLEHDLEAISGVISADSGYAGGTISSPTYRNHEGHQEVVQLKFDPSILSYEELLRSYWRNVDPLDSSGQFCDRGDSYKPVIFVENDEQELAAQESINFAALELDQPIKEIKVEILSGKRFWLAENYHQDFAEKNPIKYSFYRNSCGRDRRLDHLWGDKAKTNSEWKNR from the coding sequence ATGATTCGATTGCTGCGTTATCTGCGAGATGCATTGATATGTAGTCTTTTAGTTGTTTCTTTGTTTGGGAGCCCTCTCCAAGCAAATGCTTCCGAAGAACAAGCGATGTTTGCCGGAGGATGCTTCTGGTGCCTTGAGCATGATTTAGAGGCTATTAGTGGGGTCATTTCGGCTGATAGTGGTTATGCAGGAGGAACAATCTCATCTCCTACATATCGCAATCACGAGGGTCACCAAGAAGTCGTTCAGCTTAAGTTCGACCCTTCAATTCTTTCCTATGAAGAATTGCTTAGGAGTTATTGGAGGAATGTGGATCCTTTGGATTCCTCTGGACAGTTCTGCGATAGGGGGGATTCCTATAAACCGGTTATTTTTGTTGAAAATGACGAGCAAGAACTGGCTGCTCAAGAGAGCATTAACTTCGCCGCCTTGGAATTAGATCAGCCTATTAAGGAAATTAAGGTTGAGATTCTTTCTGGAAAGAGATTCTGGCTTGCTGAAAATTACCATCAAGATTTTGCAGAGAAAAATCCAATTAAATACAGTTTTTATAGAAATAGCTGTGGACGCGATAGGCGACTTGATCACCTATGGGGAGATAAGGCCAAAACAAACTCTGAATGGAAAAATCGGTGA
- a CDS encoding GIY-YIG nuclease family protein: MKSSQGQLFPEHSISDGDNIPTEIKLTKEVLIKWQRRVQFHQSKLFKRESSSPVQKSLIENNERKDPSIYLNPLKLTPLPLSFWRWPSNPHEGPALYLVMDRPTNFNTHLLLYIGETIAADRRWKGDHDCKSYLAAYTEALSKAGLESQLSIRFYTDVPEETKHRRKLEQHLIQLWLPPFNKETRGHWATPFTANIK; encoded by the coding sequence ATGAAATCATCTCAAGGACAACTTTTCCCTGAGCATAGTATTTCAGATGGGGATAATATACCTACAGAAATTAAACTGACCAAGGAAGTCTTAATCAAATGGCAAAGGAGAGTACAGTTCCACCAGTCAAAGCTATTTAAGAGAGAATCATCTTCTCCTGTACAAAAATCGCTAATAGAAAATAACGAGCGTAAAGATCCAAGTATTTATTTAAATCCACTCAAATTAACACCCTTACCACTCAGTTTTTGGAGATGGCCAAGCAATCCGCATGAAGGACCCGCTCTTTATCTAGTCATGGATCGACCTACAAATTTCAACACACATTTACTCTTATATATAGGTGAAACAATTGCTGCCGATCGTCGATGGAAAGGTGACCATGACTGTAAATCTTATTTAGCTGCTTATACCGAAGCACTATCCAAAGCAGGGTTAGAAAGCCAACTAAGCATTCGCTTCTACACAGATGTCCCAGAAGAGACCAAGCATAGAAGAAAATTAGAGCAACATCTAATTCAACTTTGGCTACCACCTTTCAACAAAGAAACAAGGGGGCATTGGGCTACACCTTTCACGGCAAACATCAAATAA
- a CDS encoding DUF1825 family protein: MAFFESEIVQEEAKRLFNDYQQLMQLGSDYGKFDREGKKKFIDTMEDLMSRYRVFMKRFELSEDFQAKMTVEQLRTQLSQFGITPEQMFDQMNLTLERMKAQLEQSSE; the protein is encoded by the coding sequence ATGGCATTTTTTGAATCCGAGATTGTTCAAGAAGAGGCTAAGAGGCTTTTTAATGACTATCAGCAGTTGATGCAGCTTGGTTCTGATTATGGAAAGTTTGATCGTGAAGGCAAGAAGAAGTTTATTGACACTATGGAGGATCTTATGAGCCGATATCGTGTTTTCATGAAGCGTTTTGAGCTTTCTGAAGACTTTCAAGCCAAGATGACTGTTGAGCAATTGAGAACTCAGCTCAGTCAATTCGGAATAACCCCTGAACAGATGTTTGATCAAATGAATTTGACCCTGGAAAGGATGAAAGCGCAGTTAGAACAGAGCTCAGAATGA
- the plsY gene encoding glycerol-3-phosphate 1-O-acyltransferase PlsY produces the protein MHFQLIYFICIGYLLGSMPSGYLAGQWFAGIDIRAKGSGSTGATNVLREVGKAAAIGVLIVDIAKGAIAVLIAKAFNLSETSEVLVGLAALSGHIWPIWLKFKGGKAVATSLGMLLGLSLPVGLACLGIFLATISFTKIVSLSSIFTSICLPWLMAWSLDGTTKPAYLIVACATTIMVLWRHRSNIKRLIAGTEPRISQFR, from the coding sequence ATGCATTTTCAATTGATCTACTTCATTTGCATTGGGTACCTACTTGGATCTATGCCCAGCGGATATCTTGCTGGCCAATGGTTTGCAGGTATTGATATTCGGGCTAAAGGTTCGGGGTCTACTGGAGCAACAAATGTCCTTAGGGAAGTAGGCAAAGCAGCTGCAATTGGGGTTTTGATAGTAGATATAGCTAAAGGTGCAATAGCTGTTCTAATTGCCAAAGCTTTTAATCTCAGCGAGACCTCAGAAGTATTAGTTGGTCTAGCTGCCTTATCAGGTCATATTTGGCCCATTTGGCTTAAGTTTAAAGGTGGCAAAGCGGTAGCAACTAGCCTGGGCATGTTGCTAGGTCTTTCATTGCCAGTTGGGCTTGCTTGTTTAGGAATATTCTTGGCAACTATCAGCTTCACCAAAATCGTTTCTCTTTCGAGCATCTTCACTTCTATTTGTTTGCCCTGGTTGATGGCATGGAGTTTAGATGGCACAACAAAGCCTGCTTATTTGATAGTTGCATGTGCAACAACAATTATGGTTCTTTGGAGACATAGAAGTAATATAAAAAGATTAATTGCAGGTACTGAGCCAAGAATAAGCCAGTTTCGTTAA
- a CDS encoding DUF3086 domain-containing protein: MSEAKSPLSEQSNTEEISKPLPLDQSQNTSAINSKDDGNEPSLDSLVKLTLGKLIAQRNELQEEVDELNKRKSQLEKDIKGSFAGQSDAIARRVKGFQDYLTGALQELAQSAEKLELIAQPLVVKPSPLDENQTQAESKNQEQYVPAVADTFKPDESLIRECLAQFSTQPDFYADPWKLRRSLDERGIGLIADWFLNQGGRGAQPSRGNRSSNIIIGAAVIAILGELYGDRFQTLVLAGQPERLGEWRRGLQDALGLGREDFGPTSGIVLFERTDGLIERADRLEERGEVPFILIDSAERNIDIPVLQFPLWLAFAAEPDELYEYEEFL, encoded by the coding sequence ATGTCTGAAGCTAAATCCCCACTTTCGGAGCAATCTAATACCGAAGAAATTAGCAAGCCTCTTCCATTAGATCAATCACAAAATACCAGTGCAATCAACTCGAAGGACGATGGGAATGAACCGAGTTTGGACTCTCTTGTCAAACTCACATTGGGGAAATTAATCGCCCAAAGGAATGAACTTCAAGAAGAAGTTGATGAACTCAATAAACGTAAATCTCAATTAGAAAAAGATATCAAAGGGTCCTTTGCAGGGCAATCAGATGCTATTGCACGAAGAGTAAAAGGGTTTCAAGATTATTTAACGGGAGCCCTTCAGGAACTTGCTCAATCAGCGGAGAAATTAGAGCTAATCGCCCAACCTCTCGTAGTCAAACCTTCACCATTAGATGAAAATCAAACACAAGCAGAATCAAAGAATCAAGAACAATATGTCCCAGCGGTAGCAGATACCTTCAAACCGGATGAGTCTCTTATACGTGAATGCTTGGCACAGTTTTCAACCCAACCAGACTTTTACGCAGACCCATGGAAGTTAAGACGGAGTCTCGACGAAAGGGGGATAGGTCTTATAGCAGACTGGTTCCTTAACCAAGGAGGCCGTGGCGCACAGCCCAGCCGAGGCAATCGCTCTAGCAATATCATTATTGGTGCGGCAGTAATCGCAATTCTGGGTGAACTTTATGGTGACCGATTTCAAACTCTAGTCTTAGCGGGTCAACCAGAGAGGCTTGGAGAATGGAGAAGGGGGCTTCAAGATGCACTAGGACTTGGCAGAGAAGACTTCGGGCCCACCAGCGGCATTGTCCTTTTCGAAAGAACTGATGGCTTAATTGAGAGAGCAGACCGCCTTGAAGAAAGAGGAGAAGTACCATTTATTCTCATAGATTCGGCAGAAAGGAATATTGATATACCAGTCCTTCAATTCCCCCTTTGGTTAGCATTTGCAGCTGAGCCTGATGAACTTTACGAATACGAGGAATTCCTGTAA
- the tyrS gene encoding tyrosine--tRNA ligase, translating into MTDKFLSLPGWLNRGIVDIFPAGNTNEPNEFLGARLEEAVKHNRPLRIKLGIDPTSTSIHLGHSILFRKLRSFQDAGHTAVLIIGDFTAQIGDPTGKSSTRVQLTSEEVEANSVNYLKQLGKDEPPERSLLDFATPGRLEVYRNSEWLSEISLPRVIDLLSTATVGQMLAKEDFGTRFRSGTSISLHEFLYPLLQGYDSVAVKADVELGGTDQKFNVTIGRDLQRYFGQRPQFGLLLPILIGLDGVQKMSKSLGNTVTLDEDPISMYSKLEKVPDELVDSYITLLTDLNKNNLPSEPRELQKAMALAVTASRHGIKVAKEACNSAASLVSGSDHGFADVPEVSLGEINFPAKVFYLLSAIGMSPSSSEARRQIQGGAVRLDGEKIVDPNHEFIDSSYLLGKVIQIGKKKFLRLSR; encoded by the coding sequence ATGACTGATAAGTTTTTATCACTTCCAGGCTGGCTAAATAGAGGAATTGTTGACATCTTCCCTGCTGGAAATACAAATGAGCCCAATGAATTTTTAGGCGCTCGACTAGAAGAAGCTGTGAAACATAATCGTCCTTTGCGAATAAAGTTGGGTATTGACCCTACAAGTACTTCGATTCATTTAGGGCACAGCATTCTCTTTCGCAAATTGAGATCTTTTCAAGATGCAGGCCATACGGCAGTTTTGATTATTGGAGATTTTACGGCTCAGATAGGTGATCCAACTGGTAAGAGCTCTACTCGCGTTCAATTGACATCTGAAGAGGTTGAGGCTAATTCAGTTAATTACCTAAAGCAGCTTGGAAAGGATGAGCCTCCTGAAAGGAGTTTGTTGGATTTCGCTACCCCAGGTCGTCTTGAGGTTTATCGCAATAGCGAGTGGCTCTCTGAGATTTCTTTGCCAAGAGTCATTGATCTGCTTAGTACTGCAACAGTAGGGCAGATGCTTGCTAAAGAAGATTTTGGGACTCGGTTTAGATCGGGCACTTCAATTTCTCTTCATGAGTTTCTTTATCCGTTGCTACAGGGCTATGACTCGGTGGCCGTTAAGGCAGATGTTGAACTAGGGGGTACAGATCAGAAGTTCAATGTCACCATTGGTAGAGATCTTCAGAGATATTTTGGTCAGAGGCCCCAATTTGGATTATTGCTACCAATATTAATCGGACTTGATGGTGTTCAAAAGATGAGCAAAAGCCTTGGCAATACTGTCACTCTTGATGAAGACCCTATTTCAATGTATTCTAAATTGGAGAAGGTCCCTGATGAACTTGTAGACAGCTACATTACTTTATTGACTGATTTAAATAAGAATAACTTGCCTTCAGAACCTAGGGAATTACAAAAGGCGATGGCATTAGCTGTAACTGCAAGTAGGCATGGAATAAAAGTAGCAAAAGAGGCTTGTAACAGTGCTGCAAGTTTAGTCTCTGGATCAGATCATGGGTTCGCAGATGTCCCTGAAGTGTCTTTGGGCGAGATTAATTTTCCTGCCAAAGTTTTTTATCTGCTAAGTGCAATAGGTATGTCTCCTAGTAGCAGTGAAGCTAGGCGTCAGATTCAAGGTGGTGCAGTTCGTTTGGATGGGGAGAAAATTGTTGATCCAAATCATGAATTTATAGACAGCAGCTATTTGTTAGGTAAAGTTATACAAATAGGCAAAAAGAAGTTTTTACGACTTTCAAGGTAA
- a CDS encoding leucyl aminopeptidase produces MEFSLTPASLQEWPGAVLIVGIHEGDFETQLHPLESRFDAPLTKILEKQNFQAENGEITSFQLLQNSPLKLIVVGLGKLEDLSVNTFRNAAAKSAKESLGSEGPLGIFFPWKKLHSKDLINVVAEAIRLSLFKDLRFRSNPETKQPPKRIEFIGVDTNDFDNFKNISPICSGVELARELVGAPPNSLTPDAIAKEATKLSREFGLQLKVLSREECNRKGMGAYLAVAQGSDLDPKFIHLSYRSNGPIQRKVALVGKGLTFDSGGYNLKVGASQIELMKFDMGGSAAVIGAARAIAELRPQGVEVHFIVAACENMVNGSAVHPGDIVKASNGTTIEINNTDAEGRLTLADALVYASKLEPDSIIDLATLTGACVIALGDEIAGLWTDSDELSNELTKAAHKAGEGLWRMPLQNSYKEGLKSMLADIKNTGPRPGGSITAALFLREFVDQSISWAHIDIAGTVWSEKGSGVNPAGATGYGVRTLVNWIIREN; encoded by the coding sequence ATGGAATTCTCTCTAACTCCTGCAAGCTTGCAGGAATGGCCCGGCGCTGTGCTGATTGTTGGCATTCATGAAGGGGACTTTGAAACTCAGTTGCATCCATTGGAAAGCCGCTTCGATGCTCCTCTAACAAAGATTCTTGAGAAGCAAAATTTTCAGGCTGAAAATGGAGAAATAACTAGCTTCCAACTCCTCCAAAATTCCCCACTCAAACTGATTGTGGTTGGTTTAGGGAAACTGGAAGACCTCTCAGTAAATACATTTCGTAATGCGGCTGCCAAAAGTGCAAAAGAATCTCTAGGTAGCGAAGGCCCTTTGGGGATATTCTTCCCTTGGAAGAAACTTCACTCAAAAGACTTAATTAATGTCGTAGCCGAAGCAATACGCCTATCACTCTTCAAAGACTTGCGCTTTAGGAGCAATCCAGAAACAAAACAACCACCTAAACGTATTGAATTCATTGGAGTAGACACAAATGATTTTGATAATTTCAAAAATATTTCTCCAATCTGTTCAGGGGTGGAATTAGCGAGAGAACTTGTAGGAGCACCTCCAAACAGCCTTACCCCCGATGCAATTGCTAAAGAAGCTACAAAACTTTCCAGAGAATTTGGATTGCAGTTAAAGGTACTTAGTAGAGAAGAATGTAATAGAAAAGGAATGGGCGCCTACCTTGCAGTCGCCCAAGGTTCAGACTTAGATCCAAAATTCATCCATCTTTCATATCGATCAAATGGTCCAATTCAGAGAAAAGTGGCACTAGTGGGGAAAGGGCTGACCTTTGATTCTGGAGGATACAACTTAAAAGTAGGGGCTTCTCAAATAGAACTAATGAAATTTGACATGGGAGGAAGTGCTGCGGTAATTGGTGCAGCAAGAGCCATAGCAGAGTTACGTCCCCAAGGGGTTGAGGTTCATTTCATAGTTGCTGCTTGTGAAAACATGGTAAACGGATCTGCAGTTCATCCTGGAGATATAGTCAAAGCGTCAAATGGAACTACTATCGAAATCAATAACACCGACGCAGAGGGGAGGCTTACACTTGCTGACGCTCTAGTTTATGCAAGCAAATTAGAACCAGATTCAATCATTGATTTAGCAACACTTACTGGTGCGTGTGTCATTGCATTGGGCGATGAAATCGCTGGTCTATGGACAGATAGTGACGAACTATCCAATGAGTTAACCAAAGCAGCTCATAAAGCAGGAGAAGGACTTTGGCGTATGCCGCTACAGAACTCTTATAAAGAAGGACTAAAATCCATGCTTGCTGATATTAAAAATACAGGCCCACGTCCAGGAGGCTCAATTACAGCTGCTCTTTTTCTCCGAGAATTTGTCGACCAATCAATCTCTTGGGCACACATAGATATTGCTGGAACTGTTTGGTCAGAAAAAGGGTCAGGAGTTAATCCTGCAGGAGCAACGGGTTATGGAGTAAGAACTCTTGTAAACTGGATTATCAGAGAAAATTAG
- a CDS encoding ABC transporter permease, producing MFNPRWLRRLCSSLLIGGQAITATVKGRINWLELFEQLLEAGPGSFIIVIITGIAAGTVFNIQVAAELSDQNLGSQVGGLLAVGMAREIAPLLTATLLTGKVATAYAAQLGTMKVTEQIEAITMMRTDPVEYLVVPRMIAMVIMAPVQCLFFFVVALWSGQISSTHLYQIAPDVFWTSVRTWLSVADLPFMLIKALVFGLQISVLACGWGLTTRGGPKEVGTSTTGAVVMTLVTVALMDVLLTQILFS from the coding sequence ATGTTTAATCCACGCTGGTTACGACGACTTTGCAGCAGCCTGTTAATTGGCGGGCAAGCGATAACCGCAACCGTGAAAGGACGTATTAATTGGTTAGAGCTCTTTGAGCAACTATTAGAAGCAGGACCAGGAAGTTTCATCATCGTAATTATTACTGGCATAGCAGCAGGAACAGTTTTCAACATCCAAGTGGCTGCTGAGCTAAGCGACCAGAATCTAGGTAGCCAAGTTGGTGGTCTCCTCGCGGTTGGTATGGCAAGAGAAATCGCCCCTTTACTAACCGCAACTCTCCTTACAGGGAAAGTAGCTACTGCTTATGCCGCTCAGCTCGGGACGATGAAAGTTACCGAACAAATTGAGGCGATAACAATGATGAGAACTGATCCCGTTGAATATTTGGTAGTACCACGAATGATCGCAATGGTAATCATGGCGCCAGTGCAATGTCTTTTTTTCTTTGTTGTTGCACTGTGGAGTGGACAAATCAGTAGCACCCACCTTTATCAAATAGCTCCTGATGTTTTCTGGACTTCTGTTAGGACTTGGTTATCCGTAGCTGATCTTCCTTTCATGCTCATAAAGGCATTAGTCTTCGGTCTACAGATTTCTGTTCTAGCCTGTGGTTGGGGACTAACAACTAGAGGGGGGCCAAAAGAAGTCGGCACAAGTACCACAGGAGCTGTTGTAATGACTCTAGTGACAGTGGCATTAATGGATGTTTTGCTAACACAAATTCTTTTCAGTTGA
- a CDS encoding DUF3119 family protein — translation MNQSDLKQNVTLKPSPRLAILIIVLSLLILPGPFHPFPSILTGIFGLFLLLQTFILRVELTPEALVVWQLNRELRRFPFGDWLAWRIFLPWLPGILYFREKASPHLLPILFEPESLKNQLRLRVGSLEKPKVKPIQDS, via the coding sequence ATGAACCAATCTGATTTAAAACAGAACGTCACCTTAAAACCCTCTCCTCGCTTAGCAATTCTGATAATTGTTTTAAGCCTTCTAATACTGCCAGGACCATTTCACCCATTTCCATCAATATTAACTGGTATTTTTGGACTCTTTCTTCTTTTGCAAACTTTCATACTCAGAGTCGAGCTCACTCCAGAGGCCTTAGTGGTTTGGCAACTCAATCGTGAATTAAGACGCTTCCCATTTGGAGACTGGCTAGCCTGGCGAATCTTTTTACCTTGGCTACCTGGAATTTTATATTTCCGCGAAAAAGCCAGCCCCCATCTTTTACCAATACTTTTCGAACCCGAAAGTCTAAAAAATCAACTAAGGCTGAGAGTTGGCTCTCTGGAGAAACCAAAGGTGAAACCTATTCAAGACTCCTAA
- the pyrF gene encoding orotidine-5'-phosphate decarboxylase: MENPADKIILALDGMEKAEAFSMVSKLSGLKWVKVGLELFVSSGPEIISNFREDGLKVFLDLKFHDIPVTMSAACRKAAGFGAELITVHGCAGRKALEQANRAAIEGASLVGLPPPRLLVVTVLTSWEGKDIKDQLLINQSIQSRVQLFAKLSSELGLGGCICSPKEVRGLRSLCPLPFELVTPGVRLEGDPLNDQARVMTPSEAINEGASKLVIGRSITQALNPEDAFSKCCNQLERV; encoded by the coding sequence GTGGAAAACCCTGCCGATAAAATCATTTTGGCATTAGATGGTATGGAAAAAGCAGAGGCTTTCTCAATGGTCTCGAAGCTTTCTGGATTGAAATGGGTAAAAGTTGGGCTAGAGCTTTTTGTAAGTAGTGGACCTGAAATTATTTCCAACTTTCGTGAAGATGGTCTAAAAGTGTTTTTAGATCTCAAATTTCATGATATCCCTGTAACCATGTCAGCTGCTTGTAGAAAAGCTGCAGGTTTTGGTGCTGAATTAATTACTGTTCACGGATGTGCAGGCCGAAAGGCACTTGAACAGGCAAATCGAGCTGCTATTGAAGGTGCCTCCCTAGTAGGACTTCCTCCACCAAGGCTTTTAGTAGTGACTGTGCTTACTAGTTGGGAGGGCAAGGATATAAAGGATCAGTTGCTTATAAATCAATCTATTCAAAGTAGGGTTCAATTGTTTGCTAAATTGTCTTCCGAATTGGGCCTTGGTGGGTGTATTTGCTCTCCTAAAGAAGTTCGTGGTTTACGGTCGCTATGTCCATTGCCATTTGAACTGGTTACCCCAGGTGTGCGATTAGAAGGAGACCCACTTAATGATCAAGCAAGAGTAATGACTCCTTCCGAAGCAATTAATGAAGGAGCTTCAAAACTAGTAATAGGTAGATCTATAACTCAAGCATTGAACCCTGAAGATGCTTTTTCGAAATGTTGTAATCAGTTGGAAAGAGTTTAA